The following proteins are co-located in the Deltaproteobacteria bacterium genome:
- a CDS encoding aminotransferase class I/II-fold pyridoxal phosphate-dependent enzyme — protein MSSLPLDRLVPGYIRRFEAYVPSRPDRELMRLFGVDHLHRLNNNENVLGPPPNAKRVIEEFDPDLVPIYPSGDCFDLRTCLASKFGKDPNQFLIGNGSCEVIASVIKAFCERGDNIVTADKTFAVYEWVAEFSGFQARLVPLRDQTMDPQAMLDAADGRTKIFFVCNPNNPTGTYWDRDTMDGFLHSVGSDAIVVIDEAYFEYVAEDDYPDGMSLMLDHPNVVVFRTFSKMYGLAALRVGYLCGSMEVVEVIRKTHVVYSVNTLGQKAAAVAVVDDDDFIAATRTMVAEDKAMLQAEFDSLDLAWICGQGNFIMVRVPMSDTLLYRKLAMKGILVRTMTGFRFPGWIRVSLVRRPVMEEFCQALRDVLQGK, from the coding sequence ATGTCCAGCCTGCCACTTGACCGTCTCGTTCCGGGATACATCCGGCGATTTGAAGCCTACGTTCCGAGTCGGCCGGACCGCGAACTCATGCGACTGTTCGGGGTCGATCATCTCCATCGTCTGAACAACAATGAGAATGTGCTCGGGCCCCCGCCAAATGCGAAACGCGTCATCGAAGAATTCGATCCGGATCTGGTTCCGATCTATCCCAGCGGCGACTGCTTCGACCTCCGGACCTGCTTGGCTTCCAAATTCGGCAAGGACCCCAACCAGTTTCTGATCGGCAATGGATCGTGCGAGGTCATCGCCAGCGTCATCAAGGCCTTTTGCGAACGGGGCGACAACATTGTCACTGCGGACAAAACCTTTGCCGTCTACGAATGGGTGGCCGAGTTTTCGGGTTTCCAGGCCCGCCTGGTGCCGCTCAGAGATCAGACAATGGATCCCCAGGCCATGCTCGACGCGGCCGACGGCCGGACCAAGATATTCTTCGTCTGCAATCCGAACAATCCCACTGGAACCTATTGGGACAGGGACACCATGGACGGTTTTTTGCACTCCGTGGGTTCGGATGCCATCGTGGTCATTGACGAGGCCTATTTCGAATACGTGGCCGAGGATGATTACCCGGACGGCATGTCCCTCATGCTGGACCACCCCAATGTCGTGGTCTTCCGGACCTTTTCGAAGATGTACGGTTTGGCGGCGCTTCGCGTTGGTTATCTGTGTGGATCCATGGAGGTGGTGGAGGTCATCCGCAAGACCCACGTGGTCTATTCGGTGAACACTCTAGGGCAGAAAGCGGCCGCGGTGGCAGTGGTGGACGACGACGATTTCATCGCCGCCACCCGAACCATGGTGGCTGAAGACAAGGCCATGCTTCAGGCCGAGTTCGACTCTCTGGATTTGGCCTGGATTTGCGGCCAGGGGAATTTCATCATGGTCCGGGTGCCCATGTCCGACACCCTGCTGTATCGCAAGCTGGCCATGAAGGGGATTCTGGTCCGGACCATGACCGGATTCCGTTTTCCTGGCTGGATCCGGGTCAGCCTGGTCCGACGACCGGTAATGGAGGAATTCTGCCAGGCCCTGCGGGACGTGCTTCAGGGAAAATAA
- a CDS encoding phosphoadenosine phosphosulfate reductase family protein: MDLTQTTELTLERMARILETHGPERTAVAWSGGKDSTVVMALWRETLVRAGRDERPKAVSVDTGLKFPDVLAFRDRMAEIWGVKVYVARPDPIPPEYPVAEDPVTCCRDLKIVPLESCLKSEGILALLTGVRHDEHPARLDIPWQENRHGVVRAHVIHHWTEMDIWAFVVQEKLAYCPLYDQGYRSLGCRPCTALISGEGSERLGRSQAKESKMEELRSLGYF; the protein is encoded by the coding sequence ATGGATCTGACCCAGACCACAGAACTGACCCTGGAGCGCATGGCGCGGATTCTGGAAACCCACGGTCCAGAACGGACTGCCGTGGCCTGGAGCGGAGGCAAGGATTCGACCGTGGTCATGGCCTTGTGGAGAGAGACTCTGGTCCGAGCCGGACGGGACGAAAGGCCAAAGGCCGTTTCCGTCGACACAGGACTCAAATTTCCCGATGTCCTGGCCTTCAGGGACCGGATGGCCGAGATTTGGGGGGTAAAGGTCTACGTGGCCCGACCGGATCCGATTCCGCCCGAATATCCCGTGGCCGAAGACCCCGTGACCTGTTGCCGCGACTTGAAGATCGTCCCCTTGGAATCCTGCCTGAAGAGCGAGGGGATATTGGCTTTGCTTACCGGAGTCCGTCACGACGAACATCCGGCCCGGCTCGACATTCCCTGGCAGGAGAACCGGCATGGGGTGGTCCGTGCCCACGTCATCCATCATTGGACGGAAATGGATATCTGGGCCTTTGTTGTTCAAGAAAAGCTCGCCTATTGTCCGCTCTACGATCAGGGGTACAGGTCTCTCGGATGCCGGCCCTGCACGGCCTTGATCTCGGGTGAGGGCTCCGAACGCCTAGGTCGCAGCCAGGCCAAGGAGTCGAAGATGGAGGAACTCCGCAGCCTGGGGTATTTTTGA
- a CDS encoding glycosyltransferase family 9 protein, translating into MTEDRGRAVVLNLTRFGDILQTQPVVAGLIGQGLSVSMVCQENFQTAAGLLDGVDEILPLPGAGLLADLDRSWPEAMNRLRRWVHQALIPDTPDLVLNLTPGPSSGLLARLLQGRKCLGFALDEDGFSAPSSHWAAYLQAASVNRAASPMNIVDVFCRMAEIQTPPPFRLRRPDSGAVAQAEDLLVSGCGASFQGYIGFQLGASDDDRRWPVEFFARLGELVLDRLNWCPVLLGTSNESALGSRYRSMSSAPCIDLIGRTKAEELAAVLAVLRFLITNDTGTMHLAAGLGVPLAGIFLSTAQPWDTGPWLEGSLCLEPDLACHPCSFGRICQHNLACRRAVSPETVLSCIESRERAGEKGLSFSGARVWESVRDSKGFMDLKSLSGHDAELRTRWMKIQRHWYRQLLDNAGFQTFPGDWGRVDDLTSFRQELESVSGLLAVFREQMALVAKIGRPAFRDKAMATWNRLQAMLSEGQCFPILGRMWQSEANVLAGDHLVLSSKVREWEAFVQAWANDLR; encoded by the coding sequence ATGACTGAGGATCGCGGCCGGGCCGTGGTGCTCAATTTGACCAGGTTCGGCGACATCCTGCAGACTCAGCCCGTGGTTGCAGGACTGATCGGGCAAGGTCTGTCCGTATCCATGGTCTGTCAGGAAAATTTTCAAACCGCGGCCGGACTGCTTGACGGGGTGGACGAAATCCTGCCTTTGCCAGGGGCAGGTCTGCTGGCCGATCTGGACCGGTCTTGGCCCGAGGCCATGAACAGGCTTCGTCGCTGGGTTCATCAAGCCTTGATACCCGACACTCCGGATTTGGTCTTGAATCTGACCCCCGGTCCGTCATCGGGCCTTCTGGCCAGACTGCTTCAAGGCCGAAAGTGCCTTGGCTTTGCCCTGGACGAAGACGGCTTCAGCGCTCCCTCGTCCCATTGGGCCGCCTACCTCCAGGCGGCGAGCGTCAATCGGGCGGCAAGCCCCATGAACATCGTCGATGTGTTCTGTCGGATGGCCGAGATCCAAACCCCTCCACCTTTTCGACTCCGAAGGCCGGACTCCGGGGCGGTTGCTCAAGCCGAGGACTTGCTGGTTTCCGGATGCGGCGCCTCGTTTCAAGGCTACATAGGGTTTCAGCTCGGAGCCAGCGATGACGACCGGCGTTGGCCCGTGGAATTTTTCGCCCGGCTCGGAGAGCTGGTCCTGGACCGTCTGAATTGGTGTCCGGTTCTTCTGGGCACATCCAACGAGTCGGCTCTCGGATCCAGGTACAGGTCCATGTCTTCGGCGCCTTGCATCGATCTCATCGGCCGGACCAAAGCCGAGGAATTGGCCGCCGTTCTGGCCGTGCTCCGGTTCCTGATCACCAACGATACAGGCACCATGCACTTGGCAGCCGGACTTGGTGTGCCTCTGGCAGGGATATTCCTTTCCACGGCCCAGCCCTGGGATACAGGCCCTTGGCTCGAGGGTTCCCTTTGCCTGGAGCCCGATCTGGCCTGCCACCCCTGTTCCTTCGGCCGGATTTGCCAGCACAACCTGGCCTGCCGCAGAGCCGTGTCTCCGGAAACGGTTCTGAGCTGCATCGAGAGCCGGGAACGGGCAGGGGAGAAGGGGCTATCTTTTTCCGGTGCCAGAGTCTGGGAGTCCGTCCGGGACTCCAAGGGCTTCATGGACCTCAAATCCTTAAGCGGTCATGACGCCGAACTGAGGACTCGCTGGATGAAGATTCAACGCCATTGGTATCGTCAACTGCTTGACAATGCCGGGTTCCAGACCTTTCCAGGAGACTGGGGACGCGTCGACGATCTGACTTCCTTTCGACAGGAGCTTGAGTCCGTCTCCGGACTTCTGGCCGTGTTTCGGGAGCAGATGGCTCTGGTGGCCAAGATCGGACGACCTGCCTTCCGGGACAAGGCCATGGCCACATGGAACAGGCTTCAGGCCATGCTTTCCGAAGGACAATGTTTTCCGATTCTCGGCCGGATGTGGCAGAGCGAGGCCAATGTTTTGGCCGGCGACCACTTGGTCCTCTCCTCCAAAGTCAGGGAATGGGAGGCCTTTGTCCAAGCCTGGGCCAACGACCTTCGATAA
- a CDS encoding tetratricopeptide repeat protein, with the protein MTAETAPQSRATLVVAAAALCLVMILISSFVYRMTNPSLTLVARSGDQGKKGQGMDSGAMTDVAAHMAMLQEDPRNMEALLNLGVAFMRMEAWDRALVFWNRALDVDPKNRMALNQKGVALFQMDRHEEGAQAFGELVALDPDDYRAHYNLAIVHKYYLNDPTAAREHFQAVVRIEPEEPGLLEEVARELELLEASQGS; encoded by the coding sequence ATGACCGCTGAGACCGCCCCCCAAAGCCGGGCGACCCTGGTCGTGGCCGCGGCGGCCCTATGTCTAGTCATGATTCTGATCTCCTCCTTCGTCTATCGGATGACCAACCCGTCCCTGACCCTGGTCGCTCGGAGCGGAGACCAGGGAAAGAAGGGCCAGGGCATGGATTCTGGGGCCATGACCGATGTCGCCGCCCACATGGCCATGCTCCAGGAAGATCCCCGGAACATGGAGGCCCTTTTGAATCTGGGAGTGGCCTTCATGCGCATGGAGGCCTGGGACAGGGCGCTGGTGTTTTGGAACCGGGCCCTTGACGTGGACCCAAAGAACAGGATGGCCCTAAATCAAAAGGGAGTGGCCCTGTTTCAAATGGACCGCCACGAGGAGGGAGCCCAGGCTTTCGGCGAACTGGTGGCCTTGGATCCCGACGACTATCGGGCCCACTACAATTTGGCTATCGTACACAAGTATTATCTAAACGATCCGACTGCGGCCAGGGAGCATTTCCAGGCCGTGGTTCGTATCGAACCCGAGGAGCCCGGGCTCCTTGAGGAAGTCGCCAGGGAACTCGAGCTGCTTGAGGCTTCCCAGGGATCATGA
- a CDS encoding CcmD family protein, with amino-acid sequence MDYLLTANVCVWIGIGLYTLVLWAGQRRIERRLQQLEGFGNDR; translated from the coding sequence ATGGACTATCTTTTGACGGCCAACGTCTGCGTCTGGATCGGGATCGGCCTGTACACGCTTGTTCTGTGGGCTGGGCAGCGGCGCATCGAACGCCGGCTTCAACAACTGGAGGGGTTCGGCAATGACCGCTGA